Proteins found in one Venturia canescens isolate UGA chromosome 8, ASM1945775v1, whole genome shotgun sequence genomic segment:
- the Dna2 gene encoding DNA replication ATP-dependent helicase/nuclease DNA2 isoform X2, producing MNENQHKQFNDEPVDHEENNEHCQSLKRLREESPEGQTSQALRRIRKKPLQHSSNVEKKENDFHGEFTPDNVKPLHKKNDKNHKHTDGKPTSQNQQETQILVNETNGIVTQDSAVELEFELDSQMDDFFDEDFSDETKAVNLEEFRRCKIVKVEREKRYTKLVVKDCVEQTTANVLCYGFWKDASVEENDVVSIKAKKDSHDWKIDNENGVLVVKPYFLISGTTITSANFCTRRSILAEYFRGLDSLPNLEIDDCGMTVGTLTHEVLQTVLSKKLTSINEIQNVIDEILGTRRTIRMLYEAGLSLKKCKEQMEAYIPKIVDFVRRYITGIVEEVHKDDFNGKIEHVREIEENVWLPELGIKGKIDATVEVKINDRRRIMPLEIKTGRPSFSNEHRGQLILYCMMLKLLGQETDAGLLLYIRENIMQEIQSNRPEERDLILLRNILVHYFSQAPANETTENGNHEAEQFFKPMKLPEPINYRNACIKCPYNVICCVYADKDKSLELPESHVLKTIFKEAMDCLEPQHIDYIMNWITMLRLESGSGYLGAMKNIWILEPLKREQKGTCISNLDVCGDAMEIGRGYLHTFVRKNYDGEYAVSDLNEAPFSEGDYLIVSTDTRINVSAGHLQQKSKHAIEVLLDRDIVRQNPGATFHLDKYPEAGSSSRNLSNVACLLNNNEITNKLRGIIIDKKPATFVEKLPKSLAQVGAPLLYNLNKYQRKAVLSVFSANDYVLIKGMPGTGKTRTLVALIEVLVKMGQSVLITSHTHSAVDNILLKLEKNGVDFLRLGSDLRINASLLHKSENILAAQCTTPESLEAMYLSKKVVAVTCLGSTHSHVARRIFDVCLIDESTQVLQPTVLRPIYSASKFVLVGDPEQLPPIIRNDEARKMGMNESLFARLDSENNTVTLKLQYRMNKRIMSIANILTYNDSMIAANSQIANATLYVKDPTVLESCEQWVSKVLSLYLEDSAVILNTGATHSLNIENPIAECRDDEKLVSNVFEAAIILRLISVLRKGGVEPSAMGIICPFTAQVQLLRSLSEDIEVNTVDQYQGRDKDVIFYSCTRSVSKNFKEPKGYSILEDSPRLNVAVTRAKHKLIIIGDKSSLKVFKPFQQLFQVMENDIVDLEPGQDQFTWESLMQSIK from the exons ATGAACGAAAATCAACACAAACAG ttTAATGATGAGCCAGTGGatcatgaagaaaataatgagcATTGTCAGTCACTCAAAAGACTTCGAGAAGAAAGTCCTGAAGGTCAAACTTCACAAGCATTGCGAAGGATAAGAAAGAAGCCTCTGCAACATAGCagcaatgttgaaaaaaaagaaaatg ATTTCCATGGGGAATTCACACCTGATAATGTCAAGCcattgcataaaaaaaatgacaaaaaccATAAACATACTGATGGGAAACCAACCTCTCAAAATCAACAAGAAACTCAAATACTCGTGAATGAAACAAATGGAATTGTCACTCAGGATTCAGCAGTAGAGCTCGAATTTGAATTAGACAGTCAAATGgatgatttttttgatgaGGATTTTAGCGATGAAACCAAAGCTGTCAATTTAGAGGAATTTCGAAGATGCAAGATTGTTAAGGTTGAGCGAGAAAAACGATACACAAAGTTGGTTGTCAAAGACTGTGTGGAACAGACTACGGCAAATGTGTTGTGTTATGGATTCTG gaaAGATGCATCGGTTGAAGAAAATGATGTTGTATCGATCAAGGCAAAAAAGGATTCCCACGATTGGAAAATTGATAACGAGAATGGTGTACTTGTCGTCAAACCGTACTTTTTAATATCCGGGACGACGATAACGAGCGCAAATTTCTGTACTCGTCGTTCGATACTCGCAGAATACTTTCGTGGCCTCGATTCTCTACCAAATCTCGAAATCGACGATTGCGGAATGACAGTGGGCACTTTAACCCACGAAGTCTTACAAACT GtcctttcaaaaaaattgacttCGATCAACGAAATCCAGAACGTGATAGACGAGATTTTGGGTACACGACGAACGATCCGGATGCTTTACGAAGCAGGATTATCGCTGAAGAAATGTAAGGAACAAATGGAAGCGTATATCCCAAAAATCGTGGATTTCGTGCGACGTTATATAACCG gGATTGTAGAGGAAGTACACAAAGacgatttcaatggaaaaattgagCACGTAAGAGAAATCGAGGAAAATGTTTGGCTGCCGGAATTGGGTATAAAGGGCAAAATCGATGCGACCGTGGAGGTTAAAATAAATGATCGTCGCAGGATTATGCCACTCGAGATTAAGACTGGAAGACCATCGTTTTCCAATGAGCACCGAGGCCAGCTTATCCTTTACTGTATGATGCTAAAACTACTGGGTCAAGAAACGGACGCAGGTCTTTTGCTGTACATAAG GGAAAATATAATGCAGGAGATACAGAGCAATCGTCCAGAAGAAAGAGATCTGATCTTGTTGAGAAACATTTTAGTGCATTATTTTTCGCAAGCACCTGCCAACGAAACAACTGAAAACGGAAACCATGAAGCAGAGCAATTTTTTAAGCCAATGAAACTGCCAGAACCAATCAATTATCGTAACGCCTGTATTAAATGTCCTTACAACGTGATATGTTGTGTCTATGCCGACAAGGATAAAAGTCTCGAACTTCCGGAATCTCATGTTCTTAAAACTATCTTTAAAGAAGCAATGGATTGCTTGGAACCTCAACATATCGATTACATAATGAATTGGATAACTATGCTGCGACTCGAATCTGGGAGCGGCTACCTCGGAgcaatgaaaaacatttggataCTCGAGCCCCTGAAAAG AGAACAAAAAGGCACGTGCATAAGCAATTTGGACGTTTGCGGAGACGCGATGGAAATAGGTCGGGGATACTTGCACACtttcgttcgaaaaaattaCGATGGAGAATATGCAGTAAGTGATTTGAACGAAGCACCTTTTAGTGAAGGAGATTATCTAATTGTCAGTACGGATACGAGGATAAATGTGTCGGCTGGTCATTTGCAACAAAAAAGCAAACATGCTATTGAAGTGCTTTTGGACAG AGATATCGTGAGGCAAAACCCTGGAGCAACTTTCCACCTGGATAAATATCCAGAGGCAGGGTCATCGTCGCGGAATTTATCAAACGTTGCCTGTCTCCTGAACAACAACGAAATAACGAATAAACTGCGGGGCATTATAATCGACAAAAAGCCAGCGACGTTTGTTGAAAAACTGCCAAAATCTTTAGCCCAAGTCGGCGCACCGTTGTTGTACAATTTAAACAAGTATCAAAGAAAAGCGGTATTATCAGTTTTCTCGGCAAACGATTACGTGCTGATAAAAGGTATGCCGGGCACTGGAAAAACACGAACTCTGGTTGCTCTGATCGAAGTGCTCGTGAAAATGGGACAATCAGTTTTAATAACGTCCCACACTCACAGCGCTGTtgacaatattttactcaagctcgaaaaaaatggagttgATTTTTTGCGACTTGGTTCTGACTTGCGAATAAACGCGTCGTTGCTACATAAATCGGAGAACATCCTCGCAGCTCAGTGCACTACACCTGAGAGCTTAGAAGCCATGTATTTGAGCAAG aAAGTCGTCGCTGTTACGTGCTTAGGATCGACCCACAGCCACGTAGCCAGACGAATATTTGACGTATGCTTAATCGATGAAAGCACTCAAGTATTGCAGCCGACAGTATTGAGACCAATATACAGCGCTTCCAAGTTCGTACTGGTTGGTGACCCTGAACAATTGCCACCGATAATCCGAAACGACGAAGCAAG AAAAATGGGCATGAACGAATCACTTTTCGCTCGATTGGACAGTGAGAATAATACGGTCACGCTGAAACTCCAGTACCGCATGAATAAAAGGATTATGTCGATCGCCAATATTCTCACTTATAACGATTCCATGATCGCAGCTAATTCACAAATTGCCAATGCCACCCTTTACGTCAAAGATCCAACG gttttgGAATCTTGCGAACAATGGGTTTCCAAAGTCCTGTCCTTGTATCTCGAAGATTCTGCTGTAATTTTGAATACGGGTGCGACGCATTCGCTCAACATCGAGAACCCCATTGCCGAATGTAgagatgatgaaaaattagttTCCAATGTATTCGAAGCAGCGATAATATTGCGTTTGATATCTGTTCTACGAAAG GGAGGAGTCGAACCATCGGCGATGGGAATAATTTGCCCGTTCACCGCTCAGGTTCAACTGTTGCGAAGCCTGAGCGAGGACATAGAAGTAAACACCGTGGACCAGTATCAAGGCCGGGACAAGGACGTGATTTTTTACTCGTGCACGAGGAGCGTAAGCAAAAACTTCAAGGAACcgaag GGATACTCAATTCTCGAAGACAGTCCGCGATTGAACGTGGCAGTAACTAGAGCGAAGCACAAGCTCATTATAATCGGGGATAAATCGTCGTTAAAAGTATTCAAACCGTTTCAGCAGCTTTTTCAAGTGATGGAAAACGACATCGTAGATCTAGAGCCTGGACAAGATCAATTCACGTGGGAAAGTCTCATGCAATCGATAAAATAA
- the Dna2 gene encoding DNA replication ATP-dependent helicase/nuclease DNA2 isoform X1: protein MNENQHKQFNDEPVDHEENNEHCQSLKRLREESPEGQTSQALRRIRKKPLQHSSNVEKKENGKSDKEEKINEDFDLGRDSDLMNDLMADFHGEFTPDNVKPLHKKNDKNHKHTDGKPTSQNQQETQILVNETNGIVTQDSAVELEFELDSQMDDFFDEDFSDETKAVNLEEFRRCKIVKVEREKRYTKLVVKDCVEQTTANVLCYGFWKDASVEENDVVSIKAKKDSHDWKIDNENGVLVVKPYFLISGTTITSANFCTRRSILAEYFRGLDSLPNLEIDDCGMTVGTLTHEVLQTVLSKKLTSINEIQNVIDEILGTRRTIRMLYEAGLSLKKCKEQMEAYIPKIVDFVRRYITGIVEEVHKDDFNGKIEHVREIEENVWLPELGIKGKIDATVEVKINDRRRIMPLEIKTGRPSFSNEHRGQLILYCMMLKLLGQETDAGLLLYIRENIMQEIQSNRPEERDLILLRNILVHYFSQAPANETTENGNHEAEQFFKPMKLPEPINYRNACIKCPYNVICCVYADKDKSLELPESHVLKTIFKEAMDCLEPQHIDYIMNWITMLRLESGSGYLGAMKNIWILEPLKREQKGTCISNLDVCGDAMEIGRGYLHTFVRKNYDGEYAVSDLNEAPFSEGDYLIVSTDTRINVSAGHLQQKSKHAIEVLLDRDIVRQNPGATFHLDKYPEAGSSSRNLSNVACLLNNNEITNKLRGIIIDKKPATFVEKLPKSLAQVGAPLLYNLNKYQRKAVLSVFSANDYVLIKGMPGTGKTRTLVALIEVLVKMGQSVLITSHTHSAVDNILLKLEKNGVDFLRLGSDLRINASLLHKSENILAAQCTTPESLEAMYLSKKVVAVTCLGSTHSHVARRIFDVCLIDESTQVLQPTVLRPIYSASKFVLVGDPEQLPPIIRNDEARKMGMNESLFARLDSENNTVTLKLQYRMNKRIMSIANILTYNDSMIAANSQIANATLYVKDPTVLESCEQWVSKVLSLYLEDSAVILNTGATHSLNIENPIAECRDDEKLVSNVFEAAIILRLISVLRKGGVEPSAMGIICPFTAQVQLLRSLSEDIEVNTVDQYQGRDKDVIFYSCTRSVSKNFKEPKGYSILEDSPRLNVAVTRAKHKLIIIGDKSSLKVFKPFQQLFQVMENDIVDLEPGQDQFTWESLMQSIK from the exons ATGAACGAAAATCAACACAAACAG ttTAATGATGAGCCAGTGGatcatgaagaaaataatgagcATTGTCAGTCACTCAAAAGACTTCGAGAAGAAAGTCCTGAAGGTCAAACTTCACAAGCATTGCGAAGGATAAGAAAGAAGCCTCTGCAACATAGCagcaatgttgaaaaaaaagaaaatggtaAATCGGACAAAGAAGAGAAAattaatgaagattttgaccTTGGGAGGGACAGTGATTTAATGAACGACTTGATGGCAGATTTCCATGGGGAATTCACACCTGATAATGTCAAGCcattgcataaaaaaaatgacaaaaaccATAAACATACTGATGGGAAACCAACCTCTCAAAATCAACAAGAAACTCAAATACTCGTGAATGAAACAAATGGAATTGTCACTCAGGATTCAGCAGTAGAGCTCGAATTTGAATTAGACAGTCAAATGgatgatttttttgatgaGGATTTTAGCGATGAAACCAAAGCTGTCAATTTAGAGGAATTTCGAAGATGCAAGATTGTTAAGGTTGAGCGAGAAAAACGATACACAAAGTTGGTTGTCAAAGACTGTGTGGAACAGACTACGGCAAATGTGTTGTGTTATGGATTCTG gaaAGATGCATCGGTTGAAGAAAATGATGTTGTATCGATCAAGGCAAAAAAGGATTCCCACGATTGGAAAATTGATAACGAGAATGGTGTACTTGTCGTCAAACCGTACTTTTTAATATCCGGGACGACGATAACGAGCGCAAATTTCTGTACTCGTCGTTCGATACTCGCAGAATACTTTCGTGGCCTCGATTCTCTACCAAATCTCGAAATCGACGATTGCGGAATGACAGTGGGCACTTTAACCCACGAAGTCTTACAAACT GtcctttcaaaaaaattgacttCGATCAACGAAATCCAGAACGTGATAGACGAGATTTTGGGTACACGACGAACGATCCGGATGCTTTACGAAGCAGGATTATCGCTGAAGAAATGTAAGGAACAAATGGAAGCGTATATCCCAAAAATCGTGGATTTCGTGCGACGTTATATAACCG gGATTGTAGAGGAAGTACACAAAGacgatttcaatggaaaaattgagCACGTAAGAGAAATCGAGGAAAATGTTTGGCTGCCGGAATTGGGTATAAAGGGCAAAATCGATGCGACCGTGGAGGTTAAAATAAATGATCGTCGCAGGATTATGCCACTCGAGATTAAGACTGGAAGACCATCGTTTTCCAATGAGCACCGAGGCCAGCTTATCCTTTACTGTATGATGCTAAAACTACTGGGTCAAGAAACGGACGCAGGTCTTTTGCTGTACATAAG GGAAAATATAATGCAGGAGATACAGAGCAATCGTCCAGAAGAAAGAGATCTGATCTTGTTGAGAAACATTTTAGTGCATTATTTTTCGCAAGCACCTGCCAACGAAACAACTGAAAACGGAAACCATGAAGCAGAGCAATTTTTTAAGCCAATGAAACTGCCAGAACCAATCAATTATCGTAACGCCTGTATTAAATGTCCTTACAACGTGATATGTTGTGTCTATGCCGACAAGGATAAAAGTCTCGAACTTCCGGAATCTCATGTTCTTAAAACTATCTTTAAAGAAGCAATGGATTGCTTGGAACCTCAACATATCGATTACATAATGAATTGGATAACTATGCTGCGACTCGAATCTGGGAGCGGCTACCTCGGAgcaatgaaaaacatttggataCTCGAGCCCCTGAAAAG AGAACAAAAAGGCACGTGCATAAGCAATTTGGACGTTTGCGGAGACGCGATGGAAATAGGTCGGGGATACTTGCACACtttcgttcgaaaaaattaCGATGGAGAATATGCAGTAAGTGATTTGAACGAAGCACCTTTTAGTGAAGGAGATTATCTAATTGTCAGTACGGATACGAGGATAAATGTGTCGGCTGGTCATTTGCAACAAAAAAGCAAACATGCTATTGAAGTGCTTTTGGACAG AGATATCGTGAGGCAAAACCCTGGAGCAACTTTCCACCTGGATAAATATCCAGAGGCAGGGTCATCGTCGCGGAATTTATCAAACGTTGCCTGTCTCCTGAACAACAACGAAATAACGAATAAACTGCGGGGCATTATAATCGACAAAAAGCCAGCGACGTTTGTTGAAAAACTGCCAAAATCTTTAGCCCAAGTCGGCGCACCGTTGTTGTACAATTTAAACAAGTATCAAAGAAAAGCGGTATTATCAGTTTTCTCGGCAAACGATTACGTGCTGATAAAAGGTATGCCGGGCACTGGAAAAACACGAACTCTGGTTGCTCTGATCGAAGTGCTCGTGAAAATGGGACAATCAGTTTTAATAACGTCCCACACTCACAGCGCTGTtgacaatattttactcaagctcgaaaaaaatggagttgATTTTTTGCGACTTGGTTCTGACTTGCGAATAAACGCGTCGTTGCTACATAAATCGGAGAACATCCTCGCAGCTCAGTGCACTACACCTGAGAGCTTAGAAGCCATGTATTTGAGCAAG aAAGTCGTCGCTGTTACGTGCTTAGGATCGACCCACAGCCACGTAGCCAGACGAATATTTGACGTATGCTTAATCGATGAAAGCACTCAAGTATTGCAGCCGACAGTATTGAGACCAATATACAGCGCTTCCAAGTTCGTACTGGTTGGTGACCCTGAACAATTGCCACCGATAATCCGAAACGACGAAGCAAG AAAAATGGGCATGAACGAATCACTTTTCGCTCGATTGGACAGTGAGAATAATACGGTCACGCTGAAACTCCAGTACCGCATGAATAAAAGGATTATGTCGATCGCCAATATTCTCACTTATAACGATTCCATGATCGCAGCTAATTCACAAATTGCCAATGCCACCCTTTACGTCAAAGATCCAACG gttttgGAATCTTGCGAACAATGGGTTTCCAAAGTCCTGTCCTTGTATCTCGAAGATTCTGCTGTAATTTTGAATACGGGTGCGACGCATTCGCTCAACATCGAGAACCCCATTGCCGAATGTAgagatgatgaaaaattagttTCCAATGTATTCGAAGCAGCGATAATATTGCGTTTGATATCTGTTCTACGAAAG GGAGGAGTCGAACCATCGGCGATGGGAATAATTTGCCCGTTCACCGCTCAGGTTCAACTGTTGCGAAGCCTGAGCGAGGACATAGAAGTAAACACCGTGGACCAGTATCAAGGCCGGGACAAGGACGTGATTTTTTACTCGTGCACGAGGAGCGTAAGCAAAAACTTCAAGGAACcgaag GGATACTCAATTCTCGAAGACAGTCCGCGATTGAACGTGGCAGTAACTAGAGCGAAGCACAAGCTCATTATAATCGGGGATAAATCGTCGTTAAAAGTATTCAAACCGTTTCAGCAGCTTTTTCAAGTGATGGAAAACGACATCGTAGATCTAGAGCCTGGACAAGATCAATTCACGTGGGAAAGTCTCATGCAATCGATAAAATAA